GGTTCATGATCTGGCTGTGGGTGATGACGCGGCCGGGGAAGCGGGCGAGCTGTTCGAGCACCGCATATTCCTTGGGGGTCAGATGCACCTCGGCGCCGGCGCGCAGCACCTGGCGACGCATCAGGTCGATCTCGACATCGCCCGCCTTCACCGCCAGCGCGCCGCCATCCCGCGTCATCCGGTTGCGCAGCGCGACGCGGACGCGGGCGAGCAGTTCCTCGGTGTCGAACGGCTTGGTCAGATAATCGTCTGCACCGAGATCGAGCGATGCGACCTTCTCGTCGGTCGCATCGCGCGCGGAGACGATGATCAAGGTTGCGTCGGACTGCGTCTTGATCAGCGGCACCAACTCCAGCCCGTCGCGGTCGGGCAGGCCGAGGTCGAGCAGCACGATATCGGGCCGGTCGGCGCGCAGCCGGCTCATCGCCTCGCGGCCGCTCGCGGCCTCGCTGGTCGCATAGCCGGCGCGGGCGAGCGCGGTGGTCATCAGCTTGCGGATGTGCGGCTCGTCATCGACGATCAGCACATGGTGGCGGGTGGTCATGGCAGGTCCTGGTCATCGAGCGCGGAAATCACCGCCGACTCGGGAATCGTGATGGTGAAGCAGGCGCCGGGAGGGTCGACATTGCGCGCGGAAACCGCGAGCCCCATCGCTTCGGCGAACCCCTTGACGATGGCGAGGCCGAGCCCGGTGCCGCCCTTGGCGCGATCCGATCCCTCCAGCCGGGTGAAGGTCTCGAACAATTTGCTCTCCTTGCCCGGCGGGATGCCCGGCCCCTGGTCGATGATGGAGAGCGCGATGCCCTGCGCGTCGCGTCGCGC
The window above is part of the Sphingomonas sanxanigenens DSM 19645 = NX02 genome. Proteins encoded here:
- a CDS encoding response regulator transcription factor, translating into MTTRHHVLIVDDEPHIRKLMTTALARAGYATSEAASGREAMSRLRADRPDIVLLDLGLPDRDGLELVPLIKTQSDATLIIVSARDATDEKVASLDLGADDYLTKPFDTEELLARVRVALRNRMTRDGGALAVKAGDVEIDLMRRQVLRAGAEVHLTPKEYAVLEQLARFPGRVITHSQIMNHVWPREVDHHVEYLRVLVKTLRQKLEADPQRPQIIVNELGIGYRLKAE